A section of the Myxocyprinus asiaticus isolate MX2 ecotype Aquarium Trade chromosome 40, UBuf_Myxa_2, whole genome shotgun sequence genome encodes:
- the LOC127430488 gene encoding eukaryotic translation initiation factor 4E-binding protein 3-like, translating into MCSAQTRRATADRVRAHLKRGLSLFQPLAENMSTSCEASSTCPIPSRCILEKTWSHLPDCYSQTPGGTVFSTTPGGTRIIYDRKFLLECRNSPIARTPPCCLPHIPGVTIPSVQPQSKPTEQDYDSKDLSVDDSLFMMDM; encoded by the exons ATGTGTAGCGCACAGACACGCAGAGCAACAGCAGATCGTGTAAGAGCACATTTGAAGAGAGGCCTCAGCTTATTTCAACCGTTAGCAGAAAATATGTCAACCAGCTGCGAAGCTTCGTCGACCTGCCCGATACCAAGCCGCTGTATCCTTGAAAAGACCTGGTCGCATCTCCCAGACTGCTACAGTCAGACTCCAGGAGGAACAGTGTTTTCAACAACTCCCGGTG GGACGCGGATCATCTATGATCGAAAGTTTCTCTTGGAATGTCGAAATTCGCCTATTGCACGCACCCCACCCTGCTGCCTCCCCCACATTCCAGGGGTCACCATACCTTCAGTGCAACCCCAGAGTAAGCCAACAGAGCAGGACTATGACAGCAAGGATCTCTCTG TTGATGATAGCCTGTTTATGATGGATATGTGA